The following are from one region of the Chloroflexota bacterium genome:
- a CDS encoding Zn-ribbon domain-containing OB-fold protein, which translates to MSLLHTLEHPTDARALRGDLPLYHRYTAGVAGERFLRALKDEGKIYGARCLKCGYVYVPARLYCERDMAHLDDATWVEVGPTGELVSFSAVYVNLDGERVDKPQWVGLVRLTGASGVTMHYLDEAPAQGWRIGMNVRVVLKPPSERVGSIRDIAYFKPE; encoded by the coding sequence ATGAGTTTATTGCATACACTCGAACATCCGACCGACGCGCGCGCGCTGCGGGGCGACTTGCCGTTGTATCATCGTTACACGGCAGGTGTCGCTGGCGAACGCTTTTTGCGCGCGTTGAAGGACGAAGGAAAAATCTACGGCGCGCGATGTCTAAAGTGTGGGTACGTCTACGTGCCCGCGCGGCTGTACTGCGAACGGGATATGGCGCATCTGGACGATGCGACCTGGGTCGAGGTTGGTCCGACCGGCGAACTGGTGTCGTTCAGCGCGGTGTACGTGAATCTCGACGGCGAACGCGTGGACAAGCCGCAATGGGTTGGCTTGGTGCGACTGACCGGCGCGTCCGGCGTGACGATGCACTATCTTGACGAAGCCCCGGCGCAAGGATGGCGCATCGGGATGAATGTGCGCGTCGTGCTCAAGCCGCCGAGCGAACGCGTTGGCTCGATTCGCGATATCGCGTATTTCAAGCCAGAGTAA
- a CDS encoding Zn-ribbon domain-containing OB-fold protein produces MRMKHLVYPTQGLHEDDFKQGKVLTETWHVKAEYAWDTGVAIGRYLAELKNGRLVGRKCLKCNRVLVPPRMFCELCFRPTDEWAPVQDTGTIKTFSLCYVRWDMVRLKEPEIPIVLDLDGASRGIGIMHKLGEADPKSVRIGMRVQAVWKPADEREGSINDIRYFKPI; encoded by the coding sequence ATGAGGATGAAACATCTCGTATATCCAACCCAGGGTTTACACGAAGACGATTTCAAGCAAGGCAAGGTGCTGACGGAAACATGGCACGTCAAAGCGGAGTACGCGTGGGATACCGGTGTGGCGATTGGGCGTTATCTCGCCGAGTTGAAGAACGGACGACTCGTCGGACGCAAATGTCTAAAGTGTAATCGCGTCCTGGTTCCACCGCGCATGTTTTGCGAATTGTGTTTTCGTCCGACGGATGAATGGGCGCCGGTGCAAGATACCGGCACGATCAAAACATTTTCGTTGTGCTATGTGCGCTGGGATATGGTACGACTGAAAGAGCCGGAAATCCCAATCGTGCTCGATCTCGACGGCGCGTCGCGCGGGATTGGCATCATGCACAAACTCGGCGAAGCCGACCCCAAGTCGGTGCGCATCGGGATGCGCGTGCAAGCCGTGTGGAAACCGGCGGACGAGCGCGAGGGCAGCATCAACGACATTCGGTACTTCAAGCCCATCTAA